CCTGGTTCGGACTGCCAGAGGTAAAGCGTGGCATCGTCGCCGGGGTGGCGGTCAACGTGCTACCCCGCCTCATGCCGATTGGCGCCGTCATGGAACTCATGCTCACCGGTGACCGGCTTACCGCCGATGAGGCCTTTCGGCTCGGACTGGTGCAACGAGTTGTCGCGCGGGAGAGGCTGATAGACACGGCGCTCGAGAGAGCGGAGACAATCGCAAAAAACTCCCAGGCCGCCGTGTGGGGCACCAAGCAGATACTGAAGTTCTGGCGCGATGCGTTAATCGCCGAGCAACAACGCTACTACGAGGCGGTTGTTCACCGGGTGATGTTGTCCGGCGACGTGCATGAAGGGCCACGCGCCTTCGCCGAGAAACGCGAGCCGAAATTTCGGCAAGCCTGGCTGAGCCCGTATGACTGACAAGGCGGAATTCCCTGCCTAAGCCATTATTTCGCACTGCTCCGCTGTCCTCTGCTTAGTTGTGCGGCAGCTGGGAGAACGGCAGCTCTCGGTCGGTCGACGGGTCACGCGGGAGACCCAGCACCCGCTCGCTGATTTGGTTGAGCTGCATCTCCGTCGTGCCCCCGGCGAGGGTGTGGGCGCGTGCACCCAGCCACTGAATGCCGGGTGACTCCTCATCGACGCCGTCCCAGACCACCCCGCTGTTGCCGGCTATCTGCATGGCGATGTCCAAGCGGCGGTAACCGATGTGCGAGCTGAGCAGCTTGAGCAGGCTGGCGCCTGGCCCCGGGAACCGGCCGGACCGAAGCCCCTCGCTGATGTGCTCGACGGTGGGACGCTTCAAGTGGGCCAGGGCCAGCGCTTCTCCCAGCAATTGGCGCACCTCCGGATCCGACGCGATGCCCAGTCGCTGCACGAGAGCCACCAGTGGATCGTCACGTTCTTCGCCTGCGGGCGTGTACCGCGAGTCGTTCAGGCCGCTGTCGCCCACCATGTTGCGCTCGTGGAAGAGGACGCGCGACGCCACGGTCCATCCATCGTTGAACTCGCCGACCAGATTGCTCACCGGAATCTTGACGTCGTCGAAGAACTCCTCACAGAACTCGCTCGCCCCGGACGCCAGCCGGATCGGATTGACCGTCACGCCTTCCGCGTCGAGCGGCATGATAAACATCGATAGCCCACGGTGTTTCGGAAACTCGGGATCGGTACGGGCGAGCAGGAGTCCATAGTCGGCGACGTGGGCTCCCGTGCTCCAGATCTTCGCACCGTTGACGACGAAAATATCGTCGTCCTTTATGGCGCGGGTGAGCGCGGCCGCCATGTCCGAGCCGCCGCTGGGCTCGGAAAGCAACTGCACGGCGATTTCGTCACCGCGCAACCCGGCGGGCACGCGGGCTGCGCACTGCTCGGCTGAACCGAAGTCGAGCAACGTCGGCAAGATCACCGCATGAGTCACCGCCATGATGGTCGGCAACTCGAATCCGGCCGTCTCGTCAAGGAATGCGGCCTGGTGTTCGCGGCTCAGACCAAGGCCGCCGTACTCGCGCGGATAGCAGATGCCGGCCAGATGTGCGTCCCACAGCCGCCGCTGCAGAACGCGGTGCCGGGCAGCTAGCTCTTCGATCGGTTCACCCGAGTGAGACTGCTCGCCGATCTTAGGCAGGTTGCCCGGCAGCCACCGTCGGACATGTGCACGAAACTCATCCAAATCGGTTGGTACAGGCGGGCGATCGTCGACGAGATCTGTCTCGGTGTTCATGCGGCCTCCCTCACACTCCGGCCAGCCGGCACAGCCGCTCGCGGTGTTCGGCAGGGCCTCCGTACACGACCCGGTTGGTTGACGCGCGGCGCAGGTGAAGATGCAGATCGTGTTCCCAGGTCATTCCGATCCCGCCGTAAATCTGTATCGCGTCCTGTACGAGCGCAACAGCGGCGTCGCCGATGTGAACCTTTGCGGCGCTGGCGAGCTGGGATGCGTCCGGCGATCCCGCGTCCAGCGCCGCGGCGAGACTGGCGGTGACCCCGGCCGCGGCTTCCACCGCCAGCAAGTGTTCGGCCAGGCGGTGCTTGATGGCCTGATAGGAGCCGATCACCCGGCCGAAGGCGTATCGGTGAGTAACCCAGTCGATCGTCATGTCGAAGACGTGCTGCATCGATGCGGCCGTCTCGGCGGCTTGGATGGCAATCGCTGCGCAGTAGGCCAGTTCGGTGAGATCCCCTGCGCAGCAAGCCGTCTCCGGAACATGGGTCGCCGCGAACTCGACGGTGCCGAATGCGCGCGTCGGGTCCAGGCCGCGTTGTGGTCGCACGATGACGCCCGGCCGCGAGCGCTCAACCAGGAAGTGCCCGACGCCATCCTCGACGCGCGCGGTGACCAGAAACAGGTCCGCGTCCGGACCCGCCTCGACTATGTTCTTGATCCCGGTGATGACATATCCGTCCGCGGTGCGTTCGGCCCGAGTGGCGACAGCATCCGGTTCCCAGCGATTGCCTTCCGCGAGCGCCCACGCGGCCACCGCGCTCCCATCGACGATCGCTGCCAGCGTGTCCTTGTGCTGGTCGGTGTCGGCCCGCGTCAGCGCCCACGCCACGACATTGCATGGGACGAGCGGACCAGGCGCCACGTGTCGGCCGGACTCGGCGGCCAACACGCAGAGGTCGGCGAACGGACGGCCGCTGATGCTGCCGCCCCCTAACGCTTCGGGCACCAGCAGCGAGGTCCAGCCCAGGTCGGTGGCCGCCGTCCAGTAGGACCGGTCCAGCGTTCGTGTGCCCGAAGCGATTTCGTGTACCTGCGCCGAAGAAGCATGGTGGTCGAGGAATTTCCGCGTTGTATCGCGCAGCGGTCGTTGCTCAACCTCGAGTTTGGTAGCCAATAGCCATCTCCCGCAATTGCTTTAACAGATGTGAGGACGCCCTCGAGCCGGTGGGTACGGATGCCCTCCAGAAGCTGGGTAGCGCATTTTTGGCCCCATCGGGGTGAAAGTGCAAAAACGTTTTGTAGAAAACCAGTTTCGTCAAACAAACCCTCTTCGTCCGCACGCAGCTTTAGTACGTGGCCGTCGTGTTAGTGAACGCCTGGTATTCCGACGCTCTTCGAAAGAGTCCGTCGTTGTAGTGATGGCCGGCGGGTATCCAATCGAACGTCTTCTGCTCGGCGAACTTGTAATAGAGGACGCGGCGGCCTGCATTGTCGCTCGTAGGCGGCGGAGTCGTGTGCAGCATGTAAGCGTCGTGGATCGTGACGTCACCCGGTTCGGTCTCGAAGGCGACCACCGGCAGCCCCTGCTGGTCTCCCTGGCTGACACCGTGCTTGGTGTAGCGGTGCGAGCCGGCAAGCACGAGAAGCTGTCCGTTAGCCGGGTTGGCTTGATCGAGCTGGATGCCAACCTGGATGAAGGGACAGATCACCGGGCCTCCGCCGAGTGTGGGGTCGATATGCCAGCCGAGGTCGCCGTTGCCCTTCACGACATTGGAGTTTTTGATGAACACCATCGGCCCGTCGAGCCGATCGACACACACCCGCAGATCCCGGCCGGCGATCTCCGCGCAGCGACGCAGACGCCGATCGTGGGCCAGATCGGCGAGCAACGAGGAATGACGACCAAGGTAGTTGATGCGGGTCACCACCTCCTCACCGTCGGCATTCACCGACCACCACGACGTCGGGTCATCTGGCTTCGTCCGTTCTCGCGCCCTCTCGATCTCGGCGCCATAACGCTCGACCTCGTCTCGTGTGAATACTCCTTTGAGATGCAGGTAACCCGTGAGTTCGAAAAAGTACCGCATCTTATCGAGGTCGTCATGAATCGAGTACGCACGGTACAGGTCCAATGGCTCGCCGGCGCGGTCCACGAGCGTCTGCCGTACCGCCGGCCCATAGATTTCCCGACCGGAGCACAGCGACTGGATCGCCGGTTCCCAACGCTGCCAACCCGCCAAGTCACCGCGCACCACCCGCGCCCGCCCGGTGTTCGCCGCACCCCTCACGGTCAGCAGCTCGTGAAGGAACTCCGAGAACGTCTCTTCGGACAGCTCCACCACGGTTGCGGCGTCCGCGTCGCCCTCCCGGACGTCGACACCGCGCTCTGTGGCCACCCAGGTGAACACGATCCCGTCGCAACGGAACGCAAGAGGGGGCACGCCGGCGAGGTCAGCGGCGACCAGATGTCCTCGCCGCTCGACGAGCTCCGGAAGCTGCTCACGATGGAACCACACGAACGAGTACGGCTCGAAGGACCGGACGATTGCCGACACCCATGACAGATCTGTATCTGAAGACACCGTCCACTCCCTTCGATTTGTGATGATCAGGCGCCCAGTCGATTGGTCGCGGCGTGTTGAGGCCAGGACGCGATCAAGTCGCGCTTGAGGACCTTGCCGGCGTCGTTGGTCGGCAGGGATGAGCGGATCCACCATCGGGCGGGAACGGCGAAGTGGGCCAAGTTATTTCGCGCCCACCGTTCAAGTTCGGCGATGGACGGTGCTTGGTCGTCCGCGATGATGACCGCTGCGGCGACGACTTCACCGAGATCGGGGTCGGGCAAGCCGACAACGGCAGCTTCGGCAATCGCGGGATGTCTGGCCAACGCCGCCTCGACGGCGGACACCGAGACGTTCTCGCCGCCCCGGATGATGATCTCCTTCGATCGCCCGGTGATGTAGAGATAGCGGTCCTGGTCGACGCGGCCGATGTCGCCGGTGCGGATCCAGCCGTCGGCGCTCAGCGTCGGATCGCCGGGCAGGCCCCAGTAGCCGTCCATGCCCGCCGGGGACCGCACCAAAAGCTCACCTGTGCCATCCTCATTGGGATCGACGACCCGGGCCTCGACAACGGGTGCGAGCCGGCCCGAGCATCCGGGGTGCGACTCGATGTCGGCACCGACGCCGGTGCTGACGACCCCGCCGGCCTCGGTCAACCCGTAGGTCTGCCCTACCCGCCTCCGGGCGTTGGGCAATGCCGAACTAATGCGCTCGAGCAACTCGCCACTGACGGGTGAACCGCCGAGCACGATCGTGCGCAGCGACGACAGGTCATGGCTTTCCAGTCCGGGGTGCCGAAGGATGCGCTCCATCATTGTCGGGACACCGGAGAACATCGTCACGCCCTCGGACTCGACCAGACTCATGAAGACCCCGGGGTCGAACCTGCCGTCCAGGAAGACCACCTTGCTCCCGGTCATCAGCGGCACCAGCAGGAGCTGGATCGCGCCGATGTGAAAGAGCGGCAGCCCGACCAGCGTCACGCTCGGCTCGATGTCGTCGGAGATCTGATCGGGCAGCTTGCGCGACACAACCAGCAGCGTCTGCAGATTCGCGATCAGGGATCGATGGGAAAGCACCGCGCCCTTGGGGTAGCCGGTGGTCCCCGCGGTGAAAAGAATTATGGCCGGGGCGTTCTCGTTGGTGACAACGGGCAGCGGGTCGCACGGCATCGCGTCGTGGCCCGAGACGATGTCAGCGAAGTGGGCGACCCGCGCGGTCGGTGGCAGCTTGGCCGCCCGACGGTCGTCGGCCACCACGACGGCGGGCGACACCAGCTCGCAGGCCTGCGCCACGTCGTCGGATGACCACCAGCCGTTGAAGGGTGCGACGATGACGCCCATCTTCAGAGCGCCGTGGAACACCGCCACCCAGTCGGGGCTGTTGGCGGCGAACAACCCAACTCGGTCACCCGGGCGGAGCCCGGCGCGCCACAGCCCACGCGCCGCCCGTTGCACGGCGCGCTCGTGCTCACCGAATGTGACCCGACGATCGCCCTGGATCAGGTACTCCCGGTCGACCCACCGCCGCGACTCCGCCAGCACCTCGCCCACTGACCGAACCCGATCGGCATACAGCAGGCAGGGGTGCCCGTTGACCTCGCCCGTCACGACGCGATCGCTCCATCGGCCAGAAGGCATGGCCTATCGACCTACTGTCCTTTCGACGGCAGGGTGGCGACCGCCGTGCCGATCGCCGTGTGCTCGCCGCGCTGGTTCTCGGCTATCACCCGAACCTCGACTAAGTGCTTGCCCTCGTCGACCCACTTGCGGGTGACTGTTCCGTTGCACACGGTCAGATCGCCGATGATGTTGTGCTTCCGGACCTGAACATTGAGCCGATTGAGGAATCCGTCGTCGCCGATCCAGTCGGTCATCAGGTGACCGAGCCACGAAATGCGTTCCGGCCCATAGTCATAGGCCGCGGGCACGCCGACCGCGCGGGCAAGCTCGGAGTCCCAGTGCACCCGCTCGGGTGGCTCGGGAATCCCCAGATCGTTGGGTATGCCCAATGCCGGGTGTTCGCGGAACATCTCGAATGCCGGCGCGTGCGCCTTCACATACAGGCTCCCCCACCCCTGCGTGAAACACACGAAGCTGGTCACCGTGCTCGGCCCCTTGAGCATCGTCGGCAATTTCTCGCCCTCACGCACGTCCTCCCAGTACCGCGTGGTGGCACCCCGCCGCTGGTAGTTCGCGTAGTGGCCGTCGATTTCGGCGATTTCATCCCGGGACCAGACCTTGGGCTTGACGGCCTCCCGGGTGGCGCGCTCCCTCGCCACGTCACGTTGGGTCCGGATGCACCAGGAGTCCGCCTCGCAGACCAGCTCGTCGTTTTGGTTGACGAAGCTAACCCGGTAGGTCTGCTTCACCGAGCGGCCGGAGAAGGCGCTCTTCAGCTCGAGAAGGTCTTTGAGGACCGGCTTGGCCTCGATCCGGTCACCGAGGCGGATCGGCGCGTGCCACTGCCAGTCCGTGCCGGCGAACATCGCATGTATGCCGGGCAGGCCGCTGACATAGCCGCTGACCACCCGATCGAAGGCGTAGAGAAACGTTCCCGGGGCCGTGATTCCACCCCACCGCGTGTTGCGCGCGTATTCCGGGTCGAGCCATAGCGGGTTGGTGTCACCGATTCCGTGGACCCAGTGCCGGATCGAGTCGGCCGTCGCCTCGGTGACATGCGGGGTCGGTCTATCGAACGGCTGGCCGATTCGTGACCGCAGCGCGTCTAGCGCCTCCTGCGTGATCAGCGGGAACCGCTGCCCTGACTCCACAGTTTGTGTCATGCCTGAGTCCTCTCTGCCGGTCGTTCGACGCGGTGCTTTTCGTAGGGGCCTGGGCTGGCTACGGCGACGTAGGATGCCCGTTTGTCGCTGATGTTGCGGATGCCGTGCGCGATCCCGGCCGGGACCATAACGGCGTCACCGACGCGGGTGATAACGGGAGGCAGATCCCCGAGCGTGTACTCGCATTCGCCCTCGATAAAGATGTGCAGGTGCTCGGTGGTCGGGTGCACGTGATAGTCGTTCTGCTGACCCGGTTCCAGGTTCCAGACGCACACACCGATCTGGCCGGTGGTATAGCCGAGCACCACGGTCGGCAGCTTCTCGTCGAACTGCTGGAGCTTGGAGAGCGGAAACACCAGGCTCGACAGGTTATTCGGGTCAATCGTGCCGACCAAGTCGGTGACGAGCTTCTCGTCATCGGGAATCTTCGGAACCTCGGGCGTGGTGGTCACTGCCTCACTCCTGTCGATGTGTATTTCTGCACCAACTTGGCCCAGCGACGGCCGCATTCGCGCGCACCCTCGACGTAGTCCTCCGGGACGAGATCGTAGGGCGGCCGGATCGGACCGGCATCGCAGTACCCGGCCTCGTTGAACCGGATCTTCTCGAGCTGCAGATTGAACTTGCCGAACTCCTCGAGATTGCCGCCCGGAATGAAGGTTTCGTTCGCCCAGGCGATGTCCTTGGTGATCTCGCCAGCCCGGTCGAGGTCCTTGGCGTCGATCGCATCCATCAACGCGACGCAAGGCTGCGGCCCCATGGATGCGGCGGTGGCCCACAACGCGGTCATGGCGTCCGATGCCTGCTGAGCGAACATAAGCGCCATCGAGTCGATCGGCAGGAAGTTGACCTTGCGCTTCGACGCCGCCAGGCATTCCAGGTAGGTAGCGGGGTTGGCGAACTTCGCGCTGGTGACCGTGGGCGCCGCCGCCGCAACCGCACCCCAGAACGAGACAGGGAACGAAAAGCGGAAGGCGTGCTGGTTGGCGTACACCATGATCGCCATGTCGGGAAAGGCCTCCGAAATCGAGGCGTAGAACTTGACCGCCTGCGCCTCACTGCACGGCTGCCACATCGGAAGCCCCAGCATGGTGCCGTCGGCCCCGCGGTCCCGCAGAAACCTCATCCGTCGCACCGTTTCATGAGTGCCCAAAGCTGTGGCGCCGACCAAGACGGGTACCCGCTTGTCGACGGTGGACAGCAAGCAGTCAGCGAACGCCTCGAACTCATCCCCGGTGAGCGTGGCGCACTCCCCCGTTGTCCCGAGGGCGAGCAGACCGCTGCAGCCGTCGGCGATGAGTTTCTCGGTCAACCGGGCGGTTTCGTCGAGATCGACCGTGTCGGTGGCGTCCCAGCGGTCCGCCCCCTCCCTAGCCGGTGTCGGCAAGATCCCGTACACACCCTTGAAGTCCTGTGCGCTTAGCATCAGCGCTCCTCGATCCGCTTATGTTGCATCTCAGCTCACCCGACCACCGAAGCCGCCGTGGTACTGCCGCACCCAGCCCGGGTCCGAGGCCGCCTTGCTGTAGAACTCGACCGCCTTCTCATAAGGCTCCTGGCCCGGACCGGCGATCAACGAGCCCGTGTGGGCGACCTGGATCGTGGCGGTGTTGATCGGACGGCGGATCGCCTCATATTCGGCCAGCGCATCGGTGAACGCCTGCTCAGATACCTGGTCGTCGAGCAGCACGGTGCTCAGCAGCTCGGCGAGCTTGGCCGAGTCTTGGATAGCGATGTTCAGGCCCTGGCCGCCGACCGGGTGGATCGTGTGCGCGGCATCACCGGTGAGCGCCGCCCGTGGCCCCGAGTAGCTGGCCGCATGCTGGCGCTTGATGCGATAGATGTGCGATCCGCCGCGCTTGTTCAGTTCGAGTTCGCCGAGCCCCGGATGGCGTTGCGCCAGCCGGTCGCGAATTTCAGCTTCGCTCAAGGCCATCCACTCTCTGGCTTCGCCGCGGCGTACCACAAGGACCACACGGTGGCGGCCGACCGGGGTGGTTGGAAGAAGCCACACCGTCCCCTCGGGATGCAGCAGCGTCCAACCATAGTCGGGCTTCAGCCACGACGGAGTCGGGCTGTGCAACACCACGATCCAGTTCTCGTACTCGTGCACATCCTCAAGCGGGATACCCAGGGCGGTGCGGGTCAGGGACTCGGCGCCGTCGGCGCCAACTACCAAGCGGGCGTTCGTTGTTCCGTTGTCGGTGGCCAGCAACCAGCCGCCTGCGTCGCCATCACTCTCGAGCGTGCGCACCCGGTCCGGTTGGACGACGGCGCCGGCCGACTCCGCCGCCTCCAGGAACACCGCTTCCATCTCGGCATGATTGAGCAACCAGGACTCGCGGATTTCCGAGCCAACCGAGAAGGCTCCGGAAGAGTCCACGAACTCGAGACCGTGCCACCTGGCCGCGCCGCGCGCCTCGAGGAAGTCCAGAATGTCCAACTGCCGCAGCACCTCGACCGTGGGTGCGTGCAGGATGTCCCCCCGGTTGGGGTCCCGCGCGAGGTCGCGGCGTTCGAACAGCCGCACGGCGCACCCCCGCCGGGCGAACGCGAGGGCCGCCGCGGATCCGGCCAAACCTCCGCCGATCACGGCGACATCACATGTGTGGTCGTGCACTGCCGGTCCTTCCCTGGGCCGTCACACTGCGCGCCCACACCCCTTCGCCAGACCGGCCGACTCGCCGGTATCAACGCTAGCGACGAGATTACTACACTAGTGTCGAGTGTCAAGATGGGGTGTCCACCGCGGAATCCAGGTTGCATGGATTTCCTAACGTTCCAAGGAGTGTCATGGATAGGGCGATGACGAAGCCGCGCGGTGTGAGCTTTGGAAAAATGGAACAGGCGATCCTGGAAGCGGCCGGCGACTTGTTCGACCGCAAGGGCTTCAACCAGACCACTCTGCAGGACATCGCCGACGCGATCGGGATGGCACGGCCGTCGCTGTACCACTACTTCAACAACCGGGAGCAGATCCTTGCGGCCGGCGTCGACATGTTGACCAAGCAGCGTGACGTCATCATCGAGGAACTGCGTGAGCTGGACGGCGATCCGGTGCAGCGCCTCACCGCGCTCATGCTCGGCCTCGCCACTCTCATCAGCGCCCACCCCGTGTGGGTGCGGATCTTGCTACGCGACGAGGCCGCGCTACCCGAGGACGCCCGCGTCCGGGACCATGAATCTCGGCTGGCGTTTTTGGAGTTGCTGGTCCGAACCCTCAGGGAGGGGGCAGAACAGGGTTACCTGCGCGCACACGACGAGCGCGCCACCGGGTTGACGATCGTCTCCGCGCTCAGCGGGCTGCAGGGCCACTATGCGGCGACCGCAGACACCTCTCCCGAGGAGGCGACACGGCTGGCCGTCGACGTGATCCTGCATGGCGTCGTGGACCCGAGCCGACGGCGGGGCACCCCGGTGGAACGTGGACTCGAACTGATCCGCGAGGGCACCGAGCTGATCCAACGCGCCACCGCCAAAGATTGAGCCGCCATGCGGTAACGCCGGGCAAGCGACTGCCAGTCAGGGTGCGGGGACCTCGATGACGGTGGCCGACCCCATGCCGCCTCCCACGCACATGGCCGCGACCCCGATGCCGCCACCTCGATGGCGCAGTTCGTGGACCAGCGTGACCAGCATGCGCGCACCGGTGGCCGCGATCGGATGGCCCAGCGAGCAGCCGCTGCCGTTGACATTGACCAAGTCGGGGTCGATGTCGAGCAGCTTGATGGTGGCCACACACATGGACGCAAACGCCTCGTTGATCTCGAACAGATCGACATCATCAAGTGAAATGCCGGCTCGGGCAAGGGCCTTCGGGATCGCCTCGACCGGCGCCAAACCCGTGTCGGCAGGGTCGACCCCGACCGACGCCCACGCGCGAACGGTGGCCAGAACCGGCAGGCCAAGCCCATCACTGGCGATCCCCAGCACGGCCGCTGCGTCGTTGCCGCCGCTGGCGTTGCCCGCGGTGATCGAGAAACCCTCGACCTCGGGGTGCACCGGTTTGAGCGCGGCCAGCTTCTCCATGCTGGTGTCGCGGCGCGGATGCTCGTCGACCGAGAACAGCCCGTGCGGGGTCTCGATCGGGACGATCTCCTCCTTGAACCTTCCCTCGTCGATGGCGGCTATGGCGTTGCGGTGCGAACGCAACGCCCAGGCATCCATTTCCTCGCGGCTTACGCCGGCCTTGACCGCCGCGTTCCACCCCACCGTGATCGACATGTCCATGTTGGGTGCGTCAGGCCGGTCAGGGTGGGTCGGCGGGAACCAGTCGACCCACTCCTGTCCATTCCGCATCTGCGACTTGGGTGCCGTTGAGGTCGAATTGACGCCCCCGGCGAGGATTAGCTGATCCATACCCGCGCGCACGCTGGCGGCCGCGCCCTGCACCGCCGCCAGGCCGGCCGCGCAGTGCCGGTTGACGGCCAGCCCCGGCACCGCGGTCAACCCCGCTGTGAGCGCGGCGTGACGGGCGATCACGCCCCCACCGTGCATACCCTCGGCGAGGATCACATCGTCGATAGGAACCGAATCCAGTTCCGCCGCGGCATTGCTGACGACATGATGTGCCAACTCGTAGGCGGTGGTGTCACGCAACGTTCCCTTGAACGCGGTGCCGACGGGCGTGCGCAACGCCGATACGATGACAGCTTCTGGCATGGATGAACTCCTGGTCGTCTGGTGGCGGATAGCAAGAACGCCTAGGGATGGTCGAAGTAGTCGCGCCAGGCGCTGATCTTGCCCCCGGTAACCTCGAACGCTCCCATGCACCGGGCATCCATCGGCGTGTCGTCGAAGACGAACCGGTCGACGCGTTCGGTGAGTACAACGTTGCCCGCGGTGGCCAGATTCAGGATCTCGCACTCGAAATGGGAAATGCGATCGACGTACTGCTTGGCCAGGTAACGGATCTCGCTGTGCCCGTTCGCAGCACCAAGTGGAACGTTTTCCCACACCGCGTCGTCACTGAAATGGCTTACGATCTCGTCGACGTCACGATGGCCCCACGCGTTCAGTTCCGCGCGTACGACTTCCTCGGGGTTCACTTCTCCTCCAGTTCGGCTTCAGCAGAAACGCATCATGCGGTGTTGGTAGTGAGGATGTTGACGACAGCGACACCGGATCCGCGCCCGCCGACGTTGTGCTGCAGGACGTTACCGTGGCGGATATCGACTTGGCGCTGGTCGGCCTCGCCGCGCAGCTGCCACCAGCACTCGGTGAGCTGGGCGACTCCGGTGGCCCCGATGGGGTGTCCCTTGGCGAGCAGCCCGCCGCTGGTGTTGATCGGAATCCGGCCACCAATGGCAGTTTCGCGCTCGATCGAGGCGATGCCGCCCTTGCCCTTTTCGACGAAGCCCAGATCCTCGATGTCGAGGATCTCCGTGATCGTGAAACAGTCGTGTACCTCGGCCATGTCGATGTCGGCCGGGCCCAGCCCGGCCATCCGGTAGGCGCGCT
This genomic interval from Mycobacterium sp. SMC-2 contains the following:
- a CDS encoding dihydrodipicolinate synthase family protein — encoded protein: MLSAQDFKGVYGILPTPAREGADRWDATDTVDLDETARLTEKLIADGCSGLLALGTTGECATLTGDEFEAFADCLLSTVDKRVPVLVGATALGTHETVRRMRFLRDRGADGTMLGLPMWQPCSEAQAVKFYASISEAFPDMAIMVYANQHAFRFSFPVSFWGAVAAAAPTVTSAKFANPATYLECLAASKRKVNFLPIDSMALMFAQQASDAMTALWATAASMGPQPCVALMDAIDAKDLDRAGEITKDIAWANETFIPGGNLEEFGKFNLQLEKIRFNEAGYCDAGPIRPPYDLVPEDYVEGARECGRRWAKLVQKYTSTGVRQ
- a CDS encoding cupin domain-containing protein, with the protein product MTTTPEVPKIPDDEKLVTDLVGTIDPNNLSSLVFPLSKLQQFDEKLPTVVLGYTTGQIGVCVWNLEPGQQNDYHVHPTTEHLHIFIEGECEYTLGDLPPVITRVGDAVMVPAGIAHGIRNISDKRASYVAVASPGPYEKHRVERPAERTQA
- a CDS encoding enoyl-CoA hydratase/isomerase family protein, with product MPNIVMEKRGHTTIFTINKPDRMNAIGLADAAELEAGLSEFQSDPDQYVAIITAAGDKAFCAGADLKAMATDVDGGGRLPISPAPDIAGVAACEKVTIAAINGLAAGTGTELAISCDIRIAVEDAWFGLPEVKRGIVAGVAVNVLPRLMPIGAVMELMLTGDRLTADEAFRLGLVQRVVARERLIDTALERAETIAKNSQAAVWGTKQILKFWRDALIAEQQRYYEAVVHRVMLSGDVHEGPRAFAEKREPKFRQAWLSPYD
- a CDS encoding acyl-CoA dehydrogenase family protein, whose product is MATKLEVEQRPLRDTTRKFLDHHASSAQVHEIASGTRTLDRSYWTAATDLGWTSLLVPEALGGGSISGRPFADLCVLAAESGRHVAPGPLVPCNVVAWALTRADTDQHKDTLAAIVDGSAVAAWALAEGNRWEPDAVATRAERTADGYVITGIKNIVEAGPDADLFLVTARVEDGVGHFLVERSRPGVIVRPQRGLDPTRAFGTVEFAATHVPETACCAGDLTELAYCAAIAIQAAETAASMQHVFDMTIDWVTHRYAFGRVIGSYQAIKHRLAEHLLAVEAAAGVTASLAAALDAGSPDASQLASAAKVHIGDAAVALVQDAIQIYGGIGMTWEHDLHLHLRRASTNRVVYGGPAEHRERLCRLAGV
- a CDS encoding phytanoyl-CoA dioxygenase family protein encodes the protein MFTWVATERGVDVREGDADAATVVELSEETFSEFLHELLTVRGAANTGRARVVRGDLAGWQRWEPAIQSLCSGREIYGPAVRQTLVDRAGEPLDLYRAYSIHDDLDKMRYFFELTGYLHLKGVFTRDEVERYGAEIERARERTKPDDPTSWWSVNADGEEVVTRINYLGRHSSLLADLAHDRRLRRCAEIAGRDLRVCVDRLDGPMVFIKNSNVVKGNGDLGWHIDPTLGGGPVICPFIQVGIQLDQANPANGQLLVLAGSHRYTKHGVSQGDQQGLPVVAFETEPGDVTIHDAYMLHTTPPPTSDNAGRRVLYYKFAEQKTFDWIPAGHHYNDGLFRRASEYQAFTNTTATY
- a CDS encoding MaoC family dehydratase N-terminal domain-containing protein, which translates into the protein MTQTVESGQRFPLITQEALDALRSRIGQPFDRPTPHVTEATADSIRHWVHGIGDTNPLWLDPEYARNTRWGGITAPGTFLYAFDRVVSGYVSGLPGIHAMFAGTDWQWHAPIRLGDRIEAKPVLKDLLELKSAFSGRSVKQTYRVSFVNQNDELVCEADSWCIRTQRDVARERATREAVKPKVWSRDEIAEIDGHYANYQRRGATTRYWEDVREGEKLPTMLKGPSTVTSFVCFTQGWGSLYVKAHAPAFEMFREHPALGIPNDLGIPEPPERVHWDSELARAVGVPAAYDYGPERISWLGHLMTDWIGDDGFLNRLNVQVRKHNIIGDLTVCNGTVTRKWVDEGKHLVEVRVIAENQRGEHTAIGTAVATLPSKGQ
- a CDS encoding class I adenylate-forming enzyme family protein, which codes for MTGEVNGHPCLLYADRVRSVGEVLAESRRWVDREYLIQGDRRVTFGEHERAVQRAARGLWRAGLRPGDRVGLFAANSPDWVAVFHGALKMGVIVAPFNGWWSSDDVAQACELVSPAVVVADDRRAAKLPPTARVAHFADIVSGHDAMPCDPLPVVTNENAPAIILFTAGTTGYPKGAVLSHRSLIANLQTLLVVSRKLPDQISDDIEPSVTLVGLPLFHIGAIQLLLVPLMTGSKVVFLDGRFDPGVFMSLVESEGVTMFSGVPTMMERILRHPGLESHDLSSLRTIVLGGSPVSGELLERISSALPNARRRVGQTYGLTEAGGVVSTGVGADIESHPGCSGRLAPVVEARVVDPNEDGTGELLVRSPAGMDGYWGLPGDPTLSADGWIRTGDIGRVDQDRYLYITGRSKEIIIRGGENVSVSAVEAALARHPAIAEAAVVGLPDPDLGEVVAAAVIIADDQAPSIAELERWARNNLAHFAVPARWWIRSSLPTNDAGKVLKRDLIASWPQHAATNRLGA
- a CDS encoding acyl-CoA dehydrogenase family protein — translated: MNTETDLVDDRPPVPTDLDEFRAHVRRWLPGNLPKIGEQSHSGEPIEELAARHRVLQRRLWDAHLAGICYPREYGGLGLSREHQAAFLDETAGFELPTIMAVTHAVILPTLLDFGSAEQCAARVPAGLRGDEIAVQLLSEPSGGSDMAAALTRAIKDDDIFVVNGAKIWSTGAHVADYGLLLARTDPEFPKHRGLSMFIMPLDAEGVTVNPIRLASGASEFCEEFFDDVKIPVSNLVGEFNDGWTVASRVLFHERNMVGDSGLNDSRYTPAGEERDDPLVALVQRLGIASDPEVRQLLGEALALAHLKRPTVEHISEGLRSGRFPGPGASLLKLLSSHIGYRRLDIAMQIAGNSGVVWDGVDEESPGIQWLGARAHTLAGGTTEMQLNQISERVLGLPRDPSTDRELPFSQLPHN